GGGAGCGTCCCGTGGCTTCATCCACGTCGATCAGCACGGCGCACAAGCGGGGGTTCTTGCGGGCGCAGGAGAAGCGCACCGGCATCTGCTGCAGGAAGCGCCGGATCGCCAGCTCCTTCTCCACGCCGATCACCGAGTCACGTGCCCCGGTCATCCCCACGTCGGTAATCACGGCGGTCCCGCCGGGCAGGACCCTCTCGTCGGCCGTCTGCACGTGGGTATGGGTTCCGACGACGGCCGACACCCGGCCGTCCAGGTACCAGCCCAGCGCCACCTTCTCGGAGGTCGCCTCGGCATGGAAATCGACCAGCACGACGCGGCAGCGCGAGCCAATCTCCGCGAGGATGCGATCGGCCGTGCGGAACGGGCAGTCCAGCGGCGTCATGAAGACCCGTCCCATGAGGTTGACTACCGCGACCTGCACGCCGCCCGGCGTGGTGCCCAGGTGCACCCCCGAGCCGGGGGCGCCGGTCGGATAGTTGTGCGGGCGGAGCAGGTTCGGATGCTCCTGGAAGTAGGGGAGGATCTCGACCTTGTC
This genomic interval from Candidatus Polarisedimenticolia bacterium contains the following:
- a CDS encoding TIGR00282 family metallophosphoesterase, whose protein sequence is MNLLFIGDVNGRAGRNLVREHLDRLVDRYRVDYAVANVENAADGFGVTPPLADELEAMGLHVMTSGNHIFDKVEILPYFQEHPNLLRPHNYPTGAPGSGVHLGTTPGGVQVAVVNLMGRVFMTPLDCPFRTADRILAEIGSRCRVVLVDFHAEATSEKVALGWYLDGRVSAVVGTHTHVQTADERVLPGGTAVITDVGMTGARDSVIGVEKELAIRRFLQQMPVRFSCARKNPRLCAVLIDVDEATGRSRGIQRIDLPGAE